In Eubacteriales bacterium mix99, the DNA window CAATCCGGGTGGGCAGGACACAGTCAAACATGTCCACTCCCCGGACAACCCCTTCCAGGAGACAATCCGGCGAACCCACACCCATGAGATATCTCGGTTTGCCTTTCGGCATCATCGGCATAATGACATCCAGCATGTCATACATCACGGACTTGGGTTCCCCGACGCTCAGCCCGCCGATCCCGTATCCCGGAAGATCATATTCCAGGGATCGTTTCACACTTTCCTTGCGAAGATCCGCAAACATGCTGCCCTGTATAATGCCGAACAAGGCCTGATCCTCCCGGCTGTGAGTCTGCACACAGCGGCCCAGCCACCGGGCCGTCCGTTCCGTCGACTTCTTCGCATAATCATAGGTGGCAGGATATGGCATGCATTCATCCAATGCCATAATAATATCGGCACCCAGCGCATTTTCAATTTCCATCGCCTTTTCGGGGCTCAGAAAATGCCGGGAACCATCCAGATGGGATCGGAACCATACGCCTTCCTCCCGGATATTCCGGAGCTCCGCCAGGCTGAAAACCTGAAATCCGCCGCTGTCCGTCAAAATCGGATGGTTCCAGTTCATAAACCGGTGCAGTCCTCCCGCTTCCCGGACCAGGTCATGTCCTGGCCTCATCGCCAGATGATAGGTATTGCTCAGGATAATCTGTGCCCGGATCTCCTCCAGATCCCTTGGAGAAACGGCTTTCACCGCAGCCTGGGTCCCCACCGGCATGAAAATAGGGGTGTCAAAGCTGCCGTGGGGTGTATGGAATTTTCCCAGCCGGGCTCCCGACCGCGGGTCTTCCCTGATCACTTCAAATTCAAACATAAATCCTCCCTGATGGGTTCTCTCCCCGACCTTCTGCTTTCCCAAAGGAAGGCCGCAGGCCGCCTGTCATGAATCGCCCGCATCTTCAGTCGTCGCTGATAAACATTGCGTCGCCAAAGCTGAAAAAACGATATTGCAGCGAAATGGCTTCCCGGTAAACGGCAAGCATTTCCTCCCGCCCGGCCAGCGCACTCACCAGCATCAGAAGCGTCGACCTGGGGAGATGAAAATTGGTGATCAGGGCATCAATGATCCTGAAGCGATAACCGGGATAGATAAAAATTCCTGTTTCGCCTCTTCCTGCATGCACCACTCCATTGTCATCCGCAACGGATTCCAGTGTCCGCAGGGATGTGGTACCCACTGATACAACCCGTTTTCCGGAAGCCTTTGCCGCATTGATCTGTCGGGCTGCAGCCTCCGTCACCTCATAGACTTCCCGGTGCATTTTATGATCCCGGACATTTTCCACCTTTACCGGGCGAAAGGTGCCAATCCCTACATGCAGGGTAATCCTTACCATGACAACGCCCTTTTCCTTCAGGCGATCCAGCAGCTCCGGGGTAAAATGCAGCCCTGCCGTAGGCGCCGCTGCGGAGCCCTTCTGCTTCGCATAGACCGTCTGATAGCGGTTGGGATCCTTCAGTTTTTTATGAATATAAGGGGGCAAAGGCATGACACCCACTTTATCCAGGATCTCTTCAAAGACCCCCTCATAAAAAAAGCGGACCAGGCGTCCCCCTTCCTCCGTTTCGCTCAACACCTCTGCTTTCAGCAAACCGTCGCCAAAAATAAACTTTGTGCCGATCCTTGCCCTTTTCCCCGGCTTTACCAATACACGCCAGGTATCCCCGCTCTCCCTGCGGAGCAGCACAAACTCCATCTTGCCTCCCGTATCTTCCTTTTTTCCCAGAAGTCTGGCAGGAAGCACCTTCGTATCATTGATCACCAGGCAATCTCCGGGATTCAGATAATCCACAATATCCCGGAAAATCCTGTGCTCTGTCTTTTTTGTAAAACGGTGATAAACCAGCAGTCTGGATTCATCCCTCTTTTCCGAAGGAGACTGCGCAATCAGTTCCTTCGGCAGCTCATAGTCAAAATCAGAAACCTTCAAAGCCGGTTTCTCCGTTTCCTGTCTTTCCATCCTGTTTCTCCATTCTTTATGGTATTCCGGCAGTGTTATTCTTTTTCCCTGTGCTGTTCTGCTGAAAGCAGATTTTCCTGCTCCTGAACCGGCAGATTGAGATGACGGCGGCCAAGGGGAGTCAGAACCCTTCCCCGGGGAGTCCGCGCAATATAGCCCAGCTGAAGCAGATAAGGCTCACAGACATCCTCTATGGTGGAACTTTCCTCCCCGGTGGATGCGGACAGGGTGTCCAGGCCCACCGGCCCTCCGTCAAACTTCAGGGCAATTGCCTCCAGAAGCCGTCTGTCCACATCGTCCAGTCCGACATCATCTATTTCCAGCATATCCAGGGCTTCCTTTGCCACAGGCAGGGTAATCACTCCGTCCGCCCGGATCTGGGCATAGTCCCGAACCCGCTTCAGCAGGCGGTTGGTAACACGGGGAGTTCCCCTGGAACGCCTTGCGATCTCCCAGGCACCCTCCTCGTCAATTGCAATGTTCAGAATCCCTGCAGAGCGGATGACGATTTTCTTCAATTCATCGGTGTGATAAAGCTCCAGCCGGCTGATGACACCAAAACGATCCCGCAGGGGAGACGTCAGCATCCCTGCCCGGGTGGTCGCCCCCACCAGGGTAAACCGGGGCAGATCCAGACGGATGGAACGGGCACTGGGCCCCTTTCCGATGATAATATCCAGCACAAAATCCTCCATAGCCGGATAGAGGATCTCCTCCACACTCCGGTTCAGCCGATGGATTTCATCAATGAACAAAACATCCCGGTCTCCCAGGTTGGTCAGTATGGCGGCCAGATCCCCGGCTTTTTCAATGGCCGGCCCGGAAGTGATCCGTATGTTGACCCCCAGTTCATTGGCTATGATATTGGCAAGGGTGGTTTTCCCAAGCCCGGGAGGTCCGTAAAGCAGCACATGATCCAGAGCTTCCCCCCGCTGCAGGGCAGCCTGGATGAAAATCAGCATTTTTTCCTTGACCTTTTCCTGCCCGATGTAGTCGGTCATTTTTCTGGGCCGAAGACTCAGCTCGGTATCCTGATCCTCCGTTATTTTATCGGTTGCAATAATCCGCTCCGGATGCTCCTCCAAATCCATTCCCCCTTACCCGCGACGATCCATATTTTTCAGTGCCAGACGCACCAGTTCAGAAGGATCCGTCTCCTGAACGCCTGCCAGGGCGTGCTCTGCCTCTGCTGCGGGATAACCCAGGGCCTGCAGCGCTTCCAGAGCTTCCATGCGTTCCTCATTCCATTGGACGGTCGGAACGGGTGCGGCACCCCCTTCCGCAAGGGCATTCTGATCTATTTTATCCTTCAGCTCCAGCAAAATCCTCTCTGCTGTTTTTTTCCCTATTCCGGGCGCAGTACAGAGCAGTTTCCGGTCTCCTGTCACAATGGCAGTTGCCAACTGCCTGGCAGAAAAGGCGGACAACATTCCCAGTGCCGCCTTGGGTCCCACACCCGAAACCGTAATCAATTTTTCAAAGAACCGTTTTTCCTCCTGCTCCAGAAAGCCATATAGTTCCTGGGTATCTTCCCTTAAGTGAAAATAGGTGAACAGCCGAATCCTTTCTCCGGCGGGAGGCAGCCGATGCAGCACGGAATTCGGCACAAAAATAAGGTAGCCCACCCCATTTGCCTCCACAACAACCCTTTGATTGTCCACTTCCTCCAGAATTCCCCTTATGTATGCGTACATCCTGCTTTCCTCCTAATGGTAACGGGTCTCGATCTTTCTCCCGTACCGGGCACTGTTGATGTGACATATCGCCACTGCAAGAGCATCGGCGGCATCGTCCGGCTTCGGGATTTCCCGAAGACTCAGCAGCAGCTTTACCATATGCTGTACCTGCTGCTTATCTGCCCTTCCATATCCTACCACTGCCTGTTTGACCTGCAGGGGGGTGTACTCAAACAGGTCAATCCCTTTCCGGGCGCCTGCCAGAACGGACACTCCCCTGGCATGTCCGATAATCAGGGCTGTCTTTGCATTTTTATTGAAAAACAACTCCTCATAGGCGATTGCGTCCGGAGAAAACTCTTCAATCAAACGTTCCGTGGAATTAAATATGTGCAGGAGACGCTGCGGAGTTTCCATGGTGGAAGGAGTCGTCGCCGCTCCATAATCCAGCATCTTTACACTGTTTTCCCGGTCCTCCACTACGCCGTAACCCATGATCGCCATACCCGGATCGATCCCCAATACTCTCACAACATCACCAATCTCCTCATAAAACCAACCATACTTTCATAAAGCCAACCATGCTCTCATAAAACACTCTTACCGTTTGAAAGCATAGCTGATCGTTGCAGACACGATTAATAGCGTGATAACAGGTGTAAAACTCCTTCCCACAATAACAGTATGATATGACATTTATGCTGCGGTGTCAATGAACAATGCAATCCTGCAGGGCCGTTATCCTTCCTTTTGGCGAATCAGTCAGTCATTAGTATCTGTTCATGAATCCATTATTTTTCACTGCATGGAGGCTCGAAGAAAATGCAGCGCACCCAAGGAAAAGGAACAAACAATTACAGCTGATCAACCATACAATTCGCCATGGACCCAGCACATATCCTGAGGGAGTCATCTGAGAAAGCTTAATCCCGAGGAAAAAAGGAAACCCCTGATGTTTCAAAGAATTTACAGGCGTCTTTGTCCATGGAACTTTTGACTGTTCAGCAAAAAGAAAAAATGCTTGCATATATATACATATAGGCGTATAATTATTTCATTCAGAAAGGAAAGGTGATACCCATGTCGACAAGGGAAAAAGTAGTTCTCGCCTACTCAGGCGGGTTGGATACCTCCATCATTATACCCTGGCTGAAGGAAAACTATGACTATGATGTCATTGCTGTTGCAGGAAATGTGGGTCAGGGAAAGGAATTGAACGGCCTTCGGGAAAAGGCGCTGCAAACGGGAGCAAGTAAGGTATATATCGAGGATCTTCAGAAGGAATTCGTCAAAGACTATATCTTTCCTACATTAAAGGCCGGCGCCGTATATGAGGAAAAATATCTGCTTGGCACCTCTTTCGCCCGTCCTGTGATTGCAAAGAGACTGGTGGAAATTGCCGAAAAGGAAGGCGCTGTTGCCATCTGCCACG includes these proteins:
- the tgt gene encoding tRNA guanosine(34) transglycosylase Tgt; this encodes MFEFEVIREDPRSGARLGKFHTPHGSFDTPIFMPVGTQAAVKAVSPRDLEEIRAQIILSNTYHLAMRPGHDLVREAGGLHRFMNWNHPILTDSGGFQVFSLAELRNIREEGVWFRSHLDGSRHFLSPEKAMEIENALGADIIMALDECMPYPATYDYAKKSTERTARWLGRCVQTHSREDQALFGIIQGSMFADLRKESVKRSLEYDLPGYGIGGLSVGEPKSVMYDMLDVIMPMMPKGKPRYLMGVGSPDCLLEGVVRGVDMFDCVLPTRIARNGTVLTSRGKIVVRNAEYARDFTPLDPECDCYACRNFTRAYIRHLIKANEILAAILTSIHNLRFLIHLMEEIRRAIREERLLEFRNDLHEKFRRE
- the queA gene encoding tRNA preQ1(34) S-adenosylmethionine ribosyltransferase-isomerase QueA, which codes for MKVSDFDYELPKELIAQSPSEKRDESRLLVYHRFTKKTEHRIFRDIVDYLNPGDCLVINDTKVLPARLLGKKEDTGGKMEFVLLRRESGDTWRVLVKPGKRARIGTKFIFGDGLLKAEVLSETEEGGRLVRFFYEGVFEEILDKVGVMPLPPYIHKKLKDPNRYQTVYAKQKGSAAAPTAGLHFTPELLDRLKEKGVVMVRITLHVGIGTFRPVKVENVRDHKMHREVYEVTEAAARQINAAKASGKRVVSVGTTSLRTLESVADDNGVVHAGRGETGIFIYPGYRFRIIDALITNFHLPRSTLLMLVSALAGREEMLAVYREAISLQYRFFSFGDAMFISDD
- the ruvB gene encoding Holliday junction branch migration DNA helicase RuvB, whose product is MDLEEHPERIIATDKITEDQDTELSLRPRKMTDYIGQEKVKEKMLIFIQAALQRGEALDHVLLYGPPGLGKTTLANIIANELGVNIRITSGPAIEKAGDLAAILTNLGDRDVLFIDEIHRLNRSVEEILYPAMEDFVLDIIIGKGPSARSIRLDLPRFTLVGATTRAGMLTSPLRDRFGVISRLELYHTDELKKIVIRSAGILNIAIDEEGAWEIARRSRGTPRVTNRLLKRVRDYAQIRADGVITLPVAKEALDMLEIDDVGLDDVDRRLLEAIALKFDGGPVGLDTLSASTGEESSTIEDVCEPYLLQLGYIARTPRGRVLTPLGRRHLNLPVQEQENLLSAEQHREKE
- the ruvA gene encoding Holliday junction branch migration protein RuvA, whose translation is MYAYIRGILEEVDNQRVVVEANGVGYLIFVPNSVLHRLPPAGERIRLFTYFHLREDTQELYGFLEQEEKRFFEKLITVSGVGPKAALGMLSAFSARQLATAIVTGDRKLLCTAPGIGKKTAERILLELKDKIDQNALAEGGAAPVPTVQWNEERMEALEALQALGYPAAEAEHALAGVQETDPSELVRLALKNMDRRG
- the ruvC gene encoding crossover junction endodeoxyribonuclease RuvC, which codes for MRVLGIDPGMAIMGYGVVEDRENSVKMLDYGAATTPSTMETPQRLLHIFNSTERLIEEFSPDAIAYEELFFNKNAKTALIIGHARGVSVLAGARKGIDLFEYTPLQVKQAVVGYGRADKQQVQHMVKLLLSLREIPKPDDAADALAVAICHINSARYGRKIETRYH